Proteins from a genomic interval of Lycium ferocissimum isolate CSIRO_LF1 chromosome 2, AGI_CSIRO_Lferr_CH_V1, whole genome shotgun sequence:
- the LOC132047426 gene encoding uncharacterized protein LOC132047426, with protein sequence MEIPTWKWEVINMDFITGLPHSYHKFDSIWVIIDRLNKSANFLLVKTTYTTEDYAKLYTKEIRRSVYDKLLEVFPERSRHSVGEASLFGLDLVHKASEKIKLIQERLHTARSRQKSYADVRQRELEFQVAYELELPSELQALHPVFHVSMLRKCIGDPSIIVQVNDILVTENLSYKEEPIVILDRQVRRLRTKDVGKGSVEKQG encoded by the exons ATGgagatcccaacttggaaatgggaagtgattaatatggatttcattactgGATTGCCCCATTCTTATcacaagtttgattctatttgggtgatcatAGATAGGTTGAACAAATCAGCCAATTTCTTGCTAGTCAAGACCACTTACACTActgaagattatgccaagctgTACACTAAGGAGATT AGGCGCTCAGTTTATGACAAACTTCTAGAAGTCTTTCCAGAAAGGTCTAGGCACTCAG tcggagaaGCAAGTTTGTTTGGGCTAGATCTTGTTCATAAGGCTAGTGAAAAGataaagcttattcaggaacgGTTACATACAGCTCggagtcgtcagaaatcttatgcagatgtACGACAACGAGAATTGGAATTTCAG gtagcttatgaactggagCTACCATCAGAACTACAAGCACTCCATCCAGTCttccatgtatccatgttgaggaaATGTATTGGAGACCCCTCCATAATCGTACAAGTTAATGATATACTAGTCACAGAGAACCTGTCCTACAAGGAAGAACCAATTGTTATCCTCGACAGACAGGTTCGCAGACTTAGAACCAAAGATGTCGGTAAAGGTTCTGTGGAGAAGCAAGgatag